One genomic window of Quercus lobata isolate SW786 chromosome 9, ValleyOak3.0 Primary Assembly, whole genome shotgun sequence includes the following:
- the LOC115960319 gene encoding AT-hook motif nuclear-localized protein 17-like translates to MKGEYVEPKNENTSNMFSKLHHPSSPHLQNPFSHPFHQVPTDSQTQQHHHHHHHQQQQQQQQHSEDDESRSSGGGPTPTQTLALKPKHDADGASIEVVRRPRGRPPGSKNKPKPPVIITREPEPAMSPYILEVPGGNDVVDAISKFCRRKNTGLCVLTASGTVANVTLRQPSTTPGATVTFHGRFDILSVSATFLTATFPPIPNGFTISLAGPQGQIVGGIVAGALIAAGTVYVVAASFNNPTYHRLPPELEDIRDDGNSPPHAAVSGGDSGQHPAAPPQGGGESCGNMAMYSCHLPSDVIWAPTARPPPPPPY, encoded by the coding sequence atgaAAGGTGAATATGTAGAACCAAAAAACGAAAACACTTCAAACATGTTCTCAAAACTTCACCACCCTTCTTCTCCACATCTCCAAAACCCATTTTCTCACCCTTTCCACCAAGTCCCCACCGACTCCCAAACCCAAcagcatcatcatcaccatcatcatcaacaacagcaacaacaacaacaacactcCGAAGACGATGAGAGCCGAAGCAGTGGCGGTGGGCCCACACCGACCCAAACTCTGGCCCTAAAGCCCAAACACGACGCTGATGGAGCTTCAATCGAAGTGGTTCGGCGACCCAGAGGCCGTCCGCCCGGTTCCAAAAACAAGCCCAAACCGCCCGTCATCATAACCCGAGAGCCCGAACCGGCCATGAGCCCGTACATTCTCGAAGTCCCAGGCGGAAACGACGTCGTCGATGCGATCTCGAAGTTCTGTCGCCGCAAAAACACCGGCCTCTGCGTCCTAACGGCTTCTGGAACCGTTGCCAACGTCACGTTACGTCAGCCGTCAACCACTCCGGGCGCCACCGTTACTTTTCACGGCCGCTTCGACATCTTATCGGTCTCCGCCACCTTCCTAACGGCGACGTTTCCTCCAATCCCAAACGGGTTCACCATCTCCCTCGCCGGCCCGCAGGGCCAGATCGTCGGAGGAATCGTCGCCGGAGCTTTAATCGCCGCCGGAACTGTGTACGTCGTAGCTGCCTCGTTCAACAACCCCACGTACCACCGCCTCCCGCCTGAGCTGGAAGATATAAGGGACGATGGAAACTCGCCGCCTCACGCGGCGGTTTCTGGTGGAGATAGTGGGCAACACCCGGCGGCGCCGCCTCAGGGAGGAGGAGAGTCGTGCGGGAATATGGCTATGTATAGTTGCCACTTGCCTTCCGATGTGATTTGGGCTCCAACTGCtagaccaccaccaccaccaccttaCTAA